TTACATTGCTGGTTAGGAGCGCCACCTTTGAGAAAGGGCGCCCATCCATCCCGGCGGTGAGGCCGGGGAGTCCAGGGATCTCCGTGGTCTTTGCTAACGGGATTGGAGGCAGTAATTTTTGCAGCAGCAAGTTTCAGATTTAAGCCCCTTGGTGATATTGTGATACTTTGAATCCTCCCTATGTGCTAGGAACTAACTCAGGAGTATTGGATGTGGCAGTGAATAAATCAGACGAAAATCCCAGCTCTAAGGGGGCttgcattttaatgaaatttgagAAGACTGGAATGCAAATGGGTATaaatcagaaagtattttttGTATGTGTTAGAAGAAGCCAAggggaataaaaaagacaaacttttttttgcgggggggagTCCTCGTAAAATGTGCAGGGATGTTGATGTTTATGGTCGCAAGGTGGACCGCATAAAAATTATGAATGCAGTTAGGAATTTAGGGTTAGTGAATTTGTGCTCTTGCTCTGAGATatagtatttctctctctctctcttttttcaggGGAAGACCAAAGACTAGTTTGTAGGAAAAGCAAATAGAAGCCATGTTTCGAAGACCTGTATTACAGGTAATCACTTTTCCATATTAGTGTTGAGATGCGTTATTATCAACCGTAGTGATCAGATTTCTTCAGGCTTTGACTGCAGAGGCAAAAGACCTTTGAGCCCACCTACTTTTATGTGTACTCATTTGGTAGGGAGGATTTACGACAGATTTTACTTGTGTAAATGATGttcactaaaacaaaacaaaaattttctagCTTGCGTGTATAATGGgagtcataattttttaaaacatgttactTGTATTTAGATCAGTTAGCATTTAATGTCTTTAGTGATCTAAAGACTATGAGAATCATTTCCAGCAGTTTTCTATGAGACACGTGGTTCCATTTTGACCAGCCCCCTCCTCTGTGGTCAACCTTCCATCCCCCATCTCCCTGTACTGAAGAGTGCAGCTGAAGTCCTCACGTCACCACAAATGTACTATGTCCTGAATTCCTTCTCACTCCCACCAGTCTAACTCCTTGTTTCTCCAGACACTAGCCAGCCTTCAGCCAGCCTAGACTACCCATTTTCCTCACTTACATTTGGGCACGAAGTTTGTAGGTTCTTCTTCATAACACCTCTCTCACTCTTCATCCTTTTAAGACTGATGAAGAATCAATTCCTCTCTGAAACCTGTTCTCATCTCCCCCAGTGTGCTGTAGAATTGACCCTGTATTCTTGGATCCCCACTTTAACCTATACATAGTTTTAGCCTTTCTTAGTGTATGTGTGTTGAAATGTGGAACGTAGAAGAGTTACTGCTGTCTTAATACTACAGTGTTAAGATATATAAAAgagaagtttaattttattttttattttttttattttattttatttttaaagattttatttatttgacagagagagacacagcgagagagggaacacaagcagggggagtgggagagggagaagcaggcttcccgccaagcagggagcccgatgggggctcgatcccagaaccctgggatcacgacctgagccgaaggcagacgcttaacgactgagccacccaggtgccccaagagaagtttaattttaaaagttatccCAGTTAAAATCTTTCCCTATTTCTGCTTTTCTAGTGGGTCTTAATTTTTGTGTTTCCCAAATGAGACCTATTATTCTGAGACTTGTGAGCTCTGGCTCTTCTGAGTACTTCAGTTAGTACCTTTCTAGAAGCGTGATACCAGTACTAGTTTGTCTGAGTCTTTACTGTGTGGTTACTCCATCTTTGTTTCTTAACCACTCTGTGTCCCAAAACGTAGTGATAGGATTCCATAGTCAGCACTAGTCCAGGAACGGGTATTCATTTGGTTGGTGGACATCTGCTTTTCAGAGAAACAGTGCTACCACTCGACACATGCTTCTCTGATGTAGTGAGTAGCTCTCTGAACGCTGAAACCAGTGACATGCCCGGGGCTGTGCGCTCCTCTCATGGCAGGAGCCCTTGAACAGAATGTCTTCAAGGAGACAGCAGAGGGCAGTGGGAAGAGTGGCAGCCTTGGTGTCAGATGGCCCTGGGTTCTAGGCACGACTTGCCAGTTATTTCTTGTAGGATTTTGGGCAGGGtacttaatctctctaaactgtttttttttttggtctctaaaGTAGGGATAATTTTACATAGTTGATCGATTTATTGCAAGGACTAATTTGTAAGAGGTAAAGCACTTAGCTGGTATTCAGTAGTGATGGCTGTTACATCATTGCTGCTGTTTTGTGTCAGTTACTACCTTCCTCTGACAGACTGACTTGAATAGTCCTATTTTTGTACTTTATCAGAGACTCCCATTTGTCTGTCTAGACTTTTTCCTTTGGTCTATCTAAAGCATGAATTTTTCCAACATACATTTGACTTTACCCTTTGTGTGCGGCCACGGAAGCACCATAATCAGGAAGGTTGCCACGGAAGAGAAACAGGAGGGGATTCTAAATCAACTTTCCTGGGCTTGCCGTCTAGGACTTGGTACCCTTGGGCTTCTGGAATAGTCGGCCCTCAAGGCCCTCAGGCATTTGCGTGGTCCTCCTGGTGCTGTGAGGGGGGAACACGTGACGTGCATTGCTTGTCCTCTGGGGATGTGTGCACAGGAGCTGCTGACTCGATGGGGACCGAGTGTGAGCAGGTCTTCTGTTTGCGTTTACCTTTCCTCCCAAGTTAAAGCCATTTTACTCATTTGTTCCACTTTAGGTATTTCACCAGTTTGTAAGACGTGAGTCTGAAATAGCTAGCAGCTTGGTTCTTGAAAGATGTAAGTAGTAGTTAATTCCCTATTTTAAAGTATGTTATTTATAGCAAcgtacagaaattttttttttttttttagattttttatttatttatttaacagagaatgacacagtgagagagggaacgcaagcagggggagtgggagaggagaagcaggctccccgccgagcagggagcccgatgcggggctcgatcccaggaccctgggatcatgacctgagccgaaggcagacgcttaaccatctgagccactcaggcgcccagctAATTCCCTATTTTAAAGTATGTTATTTATAGCAAcgtacagaaattttttttttttttagattatttatttatttatttatttgacagagaatgacacagtgagagagggaacgcaagcagggggagtgggagagggagaagcaggcttcccgcggagcaaggagcccgatgcggggctcgatcccaggaccctgggatcatgacctgagccgaaggcagatgctcaaccgactgagccacccaggtgccccaacgtacagaaatttttaaatgtgttgtaGAAGAGGTGCACTAGTTGGGTTGTAATCTGTTAATCCTCAGGCCCTTGGCTCATGTTTGCATCTCTGCTCTTGGCCTCGCCCCGTCAGGCTGCAGGGGCCTTGTAGGATTTCCTTGAGTCCTGTTTGGTTATCTCAGTCTTCCAAGGTCACGTGCCATTTGGCTGAGGGAGTGAAAGTTTGTGCAAACTGTTCTTTCACAGAAATATTCACTCATAAAGATTTTCAGATCtcagatttattcttttaatcatacagtttttttcaaaaaagggtattttaataaagaatttaagataaaataaagagCTTAATGTTTGTTTTGTGGGATACTTTCTCTAagaatattttctcccttcttgccaacccttcttttccctcccagcctccctttaTTTGCCCCAACTTAGCTTGGATCTTTTAGAACTTGGGTTTTGTTTAATGCTGAGATCGAGGTTGAAGTAGTATTTGTAGCTGTTCCCCTTCTGGACCTTTATCTgaatctcattttatttccacACTGTGTTTCAGCTCTGAACCGTGTGCAGCTGCTTGGGCGAGTGGGTCAGGACCCCGTCATGAGACAGGTGGAAGGGAAAAACCCAGTCACGATATTTTCTCTAGCGACGAATGAGATGTGGCGGTCCGGGGAGAGTGAAGCCTACCAGATGGGTGAGTATAAAAGACTAGGGTTTTCATTGTATCAGCAATAAAGAGACAATATTTATTCTCAGTTAGTTGATTAGAGATGAGCTACTTTTAGAAAGAATCTTTCTTCTCtaattctgttcctttctttcagaAATTGTGACATTGGTTTTGCTGGGCATGTTGTCTTTTGGCGTTTGTTTTGTGTGCTGGCATTTATAACCATGTTTCCTATTCTTGTGATTTAGGTGATGTCAGTCAAAAGACAACATGGCACAGAATATCAGTATTCCGCCCAGGCCTCAGAGATGTGGCATATCAGTATGTGAAAAAGGGGTAAGTTGAGGAAGGAAGGATCTTATAGATTGGTTTAAAAAACTGGTCAAAGGTGTTTTCAGGGAATGCCTAACTCCTTTACCCTAATTACTCTGTTAACTGGAGATATTTATTCAGAGCTTAGTACTATATGCATGGCATGTGGCCACGTGTGAGTAATTCAGAGGTATGTAAAACATGGTTTAGCTTTCTAAGAACTTACAGTTTAGGGCAAATAAGGGGTGTACATAAATAGAAGCAGACGAGGCAAGAGAGAAGGCAGAATGTACTGAGTGCCGTGTGAGCATGTGCAACACATGCTTTTAGGAGTTCCCATGTCGCCTCTTGGCATCTACTTAGAGTCCTTAGTACAGGACCTAGAGTGTCTGAAGCCTGACACAGTGAGGTATGGCAGTGTTCACAGCAGTTATGTTACGTTTGATAATTTTATGTCGGCTTAGTAGTTCCCTTTTGGGATGCTTGGattgattataaataaaaattgtcttttcCAAACCCATAGAAGGACAAAAGGGTGTGTTGAACAGCATTTGTATTCATAgttaatatatttagaaatgtacttgttttatagaaataaagtatatttcctgaaaaataatttcaggaataactaaaatttgtttctttttaataacttcatgcctttttttatatatacttccGTAGtcctgtatgtatgtatgaatttgTGCATTTACACACACCTATAAATAcaggaaatttcaaaaaaaatatctGTATGCAATGTCACCCACTGATTGATGAATTTGTGTGTATTCCCTTGGGCCTACAATCATTTTACCAGTTTTGTCTACTTTCTATATTATGCTATTTTGGTGATGGTAGACTCTAAAAATTGATGGCCAGCATGTATTTTTTACCCTTTAAAATCAGCTGTGGTTGTCTTGTGGTTCAGCCTTCTAAATAGTGCAGAAGTGGTCGTAGTAATTAACTCTAAGTGAAATACTAAGCTGAAAacctccattttgaattttaataatttaagtcCCTTGAGAATAAGTTCATGAACCTGACTATGGGAAGGAATTTGAACAATAAGTGAAAATCAGCAAATCTGTTAGGGAGTCCAGAATCAAAGGTGGGGGAAAATGACACTTTGGAAATCAGTCCTAGAGATTGGAAGGATGCCACTGTGTTGCTCTTCCATTTCATGGTCTTAAagtcacttgtttttttttttttaaactttcatgaGGACTGCTGTCAGCTCAAGGCTGAGAATATTGTCCTTTTTCCCTGGGTGTGTCAGGTCTGTGTGGACATTCTGTGTCAGTACCCTTAATACTCCTGGTGTTGAACTTTGAGATGCGGTAGCAAAAAGGAGGTTATGCGATGATTCTGTGTTTCATCCTTAGTATGTACTTGTTACTGCCTCTCACCTGACTCTCTCTGTGAAACAGATGAGACTCTCCAGACTGAAAActgtaaattttacatttatcagGTCCCGAATTTATGTAGAAGGGAAAGTAGACTATGGTGAATACACAGATAAAAATAACGTGAGGCGGCAAGCGACAACAATCATAGCTGGTAAGAAGCTTGTGATAATATCtattccccccgcccccttccccttTTTAAAGGCTTGGCTTGTTGTAAGTAACTTGAACAGGGGCTTTGAGTACTGATGGCTGAGATTGTCAGGCAGCTCACCCTGAGAATTGTGAGTCTGTTTGTGGGTTTGCTATGAGTGTGTACTTCTGATCCTTCAGAAGTTGTCTCTGTTTGATTCCAGTAACTTTTGAGTAGAGCGTCTGTGTCAGTACTTAACTGAAGTGAGAAAAACTTTAATGTCTTTGAGGACATGGTCTAAACAGGGAGAGGCCTGTGCCAAGATAGAGTTGCCCTACTGTGAGTGGCATTAGACATTTGTGCAGGTTTATTCACAGCCTGCCTGGTCCTTTACATGATGATTTTAAGTTCCTGTTGTTTTCCTTAGACAAAATGCGAAACAACATAGGAAACATGGACACGAAAGCTTAAAGGTCAAGAAGATACCTCCCAGAGCagagttttcaaacttttttgaaaattctaCAAGAATTTTGAAACAAATGTAGCCCTTTGGACATGTTTAAGttgacatgaaaatatttttcaatatgaaatTGTTACTCTGAATTGTATTAATGGATGTAAA
This genomic window from Halichoerus grypus chromosome 12, mHalGry1.hap1.1, whole genome shotgun sequence contains:
- the SSBP1 gene encoding single-stranded DNA-binding protein, mitochondrial isoform X3 produces the protein MFRRPVLQVFHQFVRRESEIASSLVLERSLNRVQLLGRVGQDPVMRQVEGKNPVTIFSLATNEMWRSGESEAYQMGDVSQKTTWHRISVFRPGLRDVAYQYVKKGSRIYVEGKVDYGEYTDKNNVRRQATTIIADKMRNNIGNMDTKA
- the SSBP1 gene encoding single-stranded DNA-binding protein, mitochondrial isoform X2; amino-acid sequence: MFRRPVLQVFHQFVRRESEIASSLVLERSLNRVQLLGRVGQDPVMRQVEGKNPVTIFSLATNEMWRSGESEAYQMGDVSQKTTWHRISVFRPGLRDVAYQYVKKGSRIYVEGKVDYGEYTDKNNVRRQATTIIADNIIFLSDQTKEKA
- the SSBP1 gene encoding single-stranded DNA-binding protein, mitochondrial isoform X1 — protein: MFRRPVLQVFHQFVRRESEIASSLVLERSLNRVQLLGRVGQDPVMRQVEGKNPVTIFSLATNEMWRSGESEAYQMGDVSQKTTWHRISVFRPGLRDVAYQYVKKGSRIYVEGKVDYGEYTDKNNVRRQATTIIAAAILDHETIFRMEDRRSWDLR